Proteins from one Telopea speciosissima isolate NSW1024214 ecotype Mountain lineage chromosome 1, Tspe_v1, whole genome shotgun sequence genomic window:
- the LOC122660145 gene encoding histone H2B-like: MAPRAEKKPAEKKPAADKPAEEKKSVAEKAPAEKKPKAEKRLPKEGGAGDKKKKRVKKGTETYKIYIFKVLKQVHPDIGISSKAMGIMNSFINDIFEKLAQEASKLARYNKKPTITSREIQTSVRLVLPGELAKHAVSEGTKAVTKFTSS; this comes from the coding sequence ATGGCACCCAGAGCGGAAAAGAAGCCGGCTGAGAAGAAGCCCGCCGCTGATAAGCCAGCGGAGGAGAAGAAATCTGTTGCAGAGAAAGCTCCTGCGGAGAAGAAGCCGAAGGCCGAGAAGAGGTTGCCTAAGGAAGGCGGTGCTggtgataagaagaagaagcgcGTGAAGAAGGGTACAGAAACCTACAAGATCTACATCTTCAAGGTGCTTAAGCAAGTTCACCCTGACATCGGAATCTCCAGCAAGGCCATGGGCATCATGAACAGCTTCATAAACGATATCTTCGAGAAGCTTGCGCAGGAGGCCTCGAAGCTCGCTCGGTACAACAAGAAACCCACCATCACTTCTCGGGAGATTCAGACCTCTGTCCGTCTTGTTCTCCCCGGAGAATTGGCCAAGCACGCCGTCTCCGAGGGTACCAAGGCTGTTACCAAATTTACGAGTTCTTGA